The Opitutaceae bacterium genome has a window encoding:
- a CDS encoding sulfatase-like hydrolase/transferase, translating into MKTERPNILFLVADDLGWGDVGWHGSAIRTPNLDRLAATGLELDQHYVCPVCTPTRASLLTGRYPGRFGTHATQPSNAPVFPDGYSTLAGALRDHGYETGLFGKWHLGSKPEYGPNQFGFDTAYGSLAGGVDPYNHRYKKGQYSVTWHRDGTFVEDHGHITDLITDAAIEWIGQRTNPWFAYVPFTAVHFPVKAPQEWLDRYAADHFDDDPERDRSYRTYAAYASHMDAAIGRLVETLERLCLRENTLIFFTSDNGATPGVPASSTAKYPGFQPPSPRLGSNLPWRGQKAQLYEGGIRTPTLVNWAGRLTPGRMSLPVSVADWMPTVCALTDSPPKADPQWDGRNIWPLLATDSRVRPPELTDRSLYWNLRGNQFAARNGRWKLILRENPGGIPVELFDLEADPGETTNLAEREPETVRRLKEWIQMQRSRDGASARPDVTGPDVDNPETEP; encoded by the coding sequence ATGAAAACTGAAAGGCCGAATATCCTCTTTCTCGTTGCCGACGACCTGGGATGGGGGGATGTCGGCTGGCACGGATCCGCCATTCGCACACCCAACCTCGACCGGCTCGCCGCAACCGGCCTCGAACTCGACCAGCACTACGTCTGCCCGGTCTGCACGCCCACCCGGGCCTCGCTGCTCACCGGAAGATACCCGGGACGCTTCGGAACCCACGCCACCCAGCCCTCCAACGCTCCCGTATTCCCCGACGGGTATTCGACCCTCGCCGGCGCTCTGCGGGACCATGGCTATGAGACCGGTCTCTTCGGCAAATGGCACCTCGGTTCGAAACCGGAGTATGGACCGAACCAGTTCGGCTTCGATACCGCCTACGGAAGCCTCGCCGGCGGTGTGGATCCCTACAATCACCGCTACAAAAAGGGCCAGTACAGCGTCACCTGGCATCGCGACGGCACCTTCGTCGAAGACCACGGCCATATCACCGACCTGATCACCGACGCAGCCATCGAATGGATCGGACAACGCACGAATCCCTGGTTCGCCTACGTGCCCTTCACCGCCGTGCACTTCCCGGTCAAGGCTCCCCAGGAATGGCTCGACCGCTATGCCGCAGACCACTTCGATGATGACCCCGAACGTGATCGTTCCTACCGGACCTACGCCGCCTACGCCAGCCACATGGATGCCGCCATCGGTCGCCTGGTGGAGACCCTCGAACGACTCTGCCTGCGGGAGAACACCCTGATCTTCTTTACCTCCGACAATGGAGCGACCCCCGGAGTCCCGGCTTCCTCCACCGCCAAGTACCCGGGGTTTCAGCCACCGTCGCCGAGACTCGGCAGCAACCTGCCCTGGCGGGGACAGAAGGCCCAGCTCTATGAGGGAGGCATCCGCACCCCCACCCTGGTCAATTGGGCCGGACGCCTCACTCCCGGCCGGATGAGCCTTCCCGTTTCCGTGGCCGACTGGATGCCGACCGTCTGCGCGCTGACCGACAGCCCGCCGAAGGCCGATCCCCAATGGGACGGTCGGAATATCTGGCCGCTCCTCGCCACCGACTCCCGGGTCCGGCCTCCCGAACTGACCGACCGGTCCCTCTACTGGAATCTGCGGGGCAACCAGTTCGCCGCGCGCAATGGCCGGTGGAAACTGATCCTGCGGGAGAATCCAGGCGGCATCCCCGTCGAACTCTTCGACCTCGAAGCCGATCCCGGTGAAACCACCAATCTCGCCGAACGAGAACCGGAAACGGTCCGGCGTCTCAAGGAGTGGATACAAATGCAGCGCTCGAGGGACGGCGCCAGCGCCCGCCCCGATGTCACCGGACCCGACGTGGACAACCCCGAGACCGAACCCTGA
- a CDS encoding BlaI/MecI/CopY family transcriptional regulator: MKNNRHKALATPPRRSAAGLTELETEIMLVLWEQGESTVAQVREHLARSRPLAHTTVITMLDRMCDKGVVRRVDRHSKAKSYKFVLKREKVADRLLRRVRKQFFEGSSASMFAHLLRSGEVDQAELDEIRRLLDQSGPGSDLTGKAGHRPHSGL, translated from the coding sequence ATGAAGAACAATCGGCACAAGGCCCTGGCCACTCCCCCCCGGAGGAGTGCCGCCGGTCTGACCGAGTTGGAAACCGAAATCATGCTGGTTCTCTGGGAGCAGGGCGAATCCACCGTCGCCCAGGTTCGGGAACACCTGGCCAGGTCGCGTCCACTCGCGCACACGACTGTCATCACCATGCTCGACCGCATGTGCGACAAAGGCGTCGTTCGCCGGGTTGATCGACACTCGAAGGCCAAATCCTACAAGTTTGTTCTGAAACGGGAGAAAGTCGCGGATCGCCTGCTGCGCCGGGTCCGGAAACAGTTTTTCGAAGGGTCCTCGGCTTCGATGTTCGCCCATCTGCTGCGCAGTGGCGAGGTCGATCAGGCCGAACTCGACGAGATCCGTCGGCTCCTGGACCAGTCTGGACCCGGCTCAGACTTGACCGGGAAAGCTGGCCATCGACCGCATTCGGGACTATAG
- a CDS encoding TolC family protein, whose protein sequence is MNKHSPRRPEVPIRCPHDGPRSILASWIATGLLLIPAVVFADEVQLPEAPEELPIVGLDTIVRLTFEHNLKVTAARYDVDASEFQFLRYERNVSQFRPLILESGITRDLESEIIAGDRREEYEDVGRVAVGMEKEFFDGTRIGGSTGYRSTWDQDQTNRNPFVEFAGRFPLFSSFTRLERVTERSFEESEMLGSWLDFIETVRDTISESHQTYFELQSLLAVQSVAQSAYDDIEALLGESQGLKPERDLSQMRDQLQAYQSRLVERKGDIAAKRIELLDRIGLNALPLEKIEVLDLYSDRFHGGQYLASSPAEVLEQALGNDVEMQVMKTARDNARLKISLAERGKWDIIGHIFGSYDFDSHGDNPSRQRAYQAGIAFSIERNDPKLLMLSLRRAQAEERKFTALAKYRERQLENEIDRRFGQATNLRGVVRELKLSRDSRRAVFEEKRSAYLESDESLDNVLRARGELFSTEQDLLDTLDDFFEVIVDLDVASGAYYAQLEDELARLSNLGDPAGRKDSSEQEVRNP, encoded by the coding sequence ATGAACAAACACTCACCCCGCCGGCCAGAGGTGCCGATCCGGTGTCCGCACGACGGACCCCGCTCCATCCTGGCGTCGTGGATCGCTACCGGACTTCTGCTCATCCCGGCAGTGGTCTTCGCCGACGAGGTTCAGCTCCCGGAGGCACCCGAGGAATTGCCGATCGTCGGTCTGGATACCATCGTGCGACTGACCTTCGAGCACAACCTCAAGGTCACGGCCGCCCGCTATGACGTGGACGCATCCGAATTCCAGTTTCTTCGATACGAACGGAATGTGAGTCAATTCCGGCCACTCATTCTGGAATCCGGGATCACTCGTGATCTCGAGAGCGAGATCATCGCCGGCGATCGCAGGGAAGAATACGAGGATGTCGGGCGGGTGGCCGTCGGCATGGAGAAGGAGTTCTTCGACGGCACTCGCATTGGAGGAAGCACGGGCTATCGCTCGACCTGGGACCAGGACCAGACCAACCGGAATCCATTTGTCGAGTTTGCCGGGCGGTTTCCCCTCTTCAGTTCTTTCACCCGGCTGGAACGTGTGACCGAACGAAGTTTCGAAGAGAGCGAGATGCTGGGCTCATGGCTCGATTTCATCGAGACCGTCCGCGATACCATCTCCGAAAGCCACCAGACCTATTTCGAGCTTCAGAGCCTGCTCGCCGTTCAGTCCGTCGCCCAGAGTGCCTACGATGACATCGAGGCGTTGCTCGGCGAATCGCAAGGGTTGAAACCGGAGAGGGATCTGAGCCAGATGCGGGACCAGCTGCAGGCCTATCAGTCGAGATTGGTGGAGAGGAAAGGCGATATCGCCGCCAAGCGGATCGAACTGCTCGACCGCATCGGCCTGAACGCCCTTCCTCTGGAAAAGATCGAGGTCCTGGATCTCTACTCCGATCGATTCCACGGAGGCCAGTATCTCGCAAGCAGTCCGGCCGAAGTCCTCGAGCAGGCTTTGGGCAATGACGTGGAGATGCAGGTGATGAAGACCGCCCGGGACAATGCCCGATTGAAGATCAGCCTGGCCGAACGGGGGAAGTGGGACATCATCGGTCACATCTTCGGCTCCTACGATTTCGATTCACACGGAGACAATCCGTCGCGCCAGCGAGCCTATCAGGCGGGCATCGCCTTCTCGATTGAACGCAATGATCCCAAGCTGCTCATGTTGTCGTTGCGGCGCGCCCAGGCGGAAGAGCGGAAGTTCACGGCCCTGGCCAAGTACCGTGAACGTCAACTGGAGAATGAAATTGACCGGCGGTTCGGTCAGGCCACCAATCTGCGCGGAGTGGTCCGGGAGCTGAAGCTGAGTCGGGACTCGCGGAGGGCGGTCTTCGAGGAGAAACGGAGTGCCTATCTCGAATCGGACGAATCGCTGGACAATGTCCTTCGCGCCCGGGGTGAGTTGTTCAGTACGGAGCAGGATCTCCTGGACACCCTGGACGATTTCTTTGAGGTCATCGTCGACCTGGATGTGGCCTCAGGAGCCTATTACGCTCAACTTGAAGATGAACTGGCCCGGTTGAGCAATCTGGGAGACCCGGCCGGCCGGAAAGATTCGAGTGAGCAGGAGGTCAGGAACCCATGA
- a CDS encoding ABC transporter substrate-binding protein → MRIPKPALTRLFTVFLIVLGLVWLWGRLLQPGNALPETLSDQEKAVLEAERQPRLDPDRDDRIVRDVDYSEGAAADWFPRNEAPVLKELVASGVLPPVAERVGSEPLVLEGPDGIGKYGGYWADAVTWESEVFDRLYRHIAGVTLLRWSPSGYPIVPHVARDYEASDDLRVWTFHLRRGMRWSDGYPFTTADIDYWYRWELLYFQEMGDPVNMLGYRVLRSADGMGRLEVIDDLTFRFVFPNPAPFFPEILASTSLKEIFAPRHYLERFHPELGDAELIDGIMKRRGLNTRTQVYREIRRDDNPEHPRLNPWLYRRYKTNSPQVFVRNPYFWAVDPEGNQLPYIDRITLDIDTPELFALKTAAGGYPAVFETENLRLSNYGLYMNSRDSGNFDVRHFYSGQRSLWTIIFNLNLVHADDDKLGAQKAVLLNRREFRRALSLAINREAIIKAEFLGMGEPAQADPGLDSPFHNEDLYRSAIEYDPEEANRLLDEVGLTGRDADGFRTLPDGSPMVWFIPYRSNTLPGPFQFVIDDWAAVGIRAIARQVSDGLISAQRMAANYEIYIHSAYVDFVPIWDPTPFVPFSGGGLHAPLWAIWFESRFRASHHMAAPEVEPPPEGHFIRRIFDNYLKAMTAPSREEGLRYFQEILETTSEELFMVSIASPPPAIAVIRNDFMNVPRQGIRGNFLHTPLNMGSETFFFEKPTDSAGAIAQLKSDLVKPSSSPVLSAVESGVSESHRLGGFLRFVSLGIVLLGAVMVGVRHPYVGRRLLMFIPVLLVISAATFVIIQIAPGNIIETRLLALEQSGTPVDRDEIERIKSQFHLDEHPVHRYLRWIGAVWFTSFSSEDKGLLQGDLGVSLTDPRRPQPVNELVGDRILFTVLISLGTILFTWSLALPIGIFSAVRQYSIADYALTFLGFIGMSIPGFLLALLIMYWGGRFFGLDLTGLFSPEFEAQPEWTWGKVADLMRHIWVPLVVLGVQGTASMIRIMRGNLLDELRKPYVTTARAKGVRPFRLIAKYPVRVALNPFVSTIGSLFPELISGGAIVAVVLGLPTVGPMLLGALLSEDIYMAGSMLVVLSLLGVLGTLVSDLLLMWLDPRIRMEGGTR, encoded by the coding sequence ATGCGTATTCCGAAACCGGCACTGACACGCCTATTCACTGTTTTCCTGATTGTCCTTGGCCTGGTCTGGCTCTGGGGGCGGTTGCTCCAGCCCGGGAATGCCCTTCCGGAAACCCTGAGCGATCAGGAGAAGGCGGTGCTCGAAGCCGAGCGTCAGCCCCGGCTGGATCCGGATCGCGACGATCGGATCGTTCGCGATGTCGATTACTCCGAGGGGGCGGCCGCTGACTGGTTTCCCAGGAATGAAGCGCCGGTTCTGAAAGAACTGGTTGCTTCCGGGGTCCTGCCGCCGGTGGCCGAAAGGGTGGGTTCGGAACCCCTTGTTCTTGAGGGGCCTGACGGGATCGGGAAGTATGGTGGCTATTGGGCGGACGCCGTCACCTGGGAGTCGGAAGTCTTTGACCGCCTTTACCGGCATATCGCCGGAGTCACCCTTCTGCGCTGGTCGCCCTCGGGCTACCCGATCGTGCCTCACGTCGCGCGGGACTACGAGGCATCCGATGACTTGCGGGTGTGGACGTTTCACCTGCGAAGGGGGATGCGCTGGTCGGATGGTTACCCCTTTACCACGGCAGACATCGACTATTGGTACCGCTGGGAGCTTCTTTATTTCCAGGAGATGGGCGATCCGGTGAACATGCTGGGCTACCGGGTGTTGCGGTCGGCGGACGGGATGGGGCGGCTCGAAGTGATCGATGACCTGACCTTTCGATTTGTCTTTCCCAACCCGGCTCCCTTTTTTCCCGAGATTCTCGCCAGCACCTCGCTCAAGGAGATCTTCGCCCCGCGCCATTATCTCGAGAGGTTTCATCCGGAGCTGGGTGACGCCGAGCTGATTGACGGCATCATGAAGCGGCGCGGGCTCAATACCCGTACCCAGGTCTACCGTGAAATCCGGCGGGACGACAACCCGGAGCACCCGCGGCTCAATCCCTGGCTTTACCGGCGCTACAAGACGAACTCGCCCCAGGTGTTTGTCCGCAATCCCTATTTCTGGGCCGTGGATCCCGAAGGCAACCAATTGCCCTATATCGACCGGATCACCTTGGACATCGACACCCCGGAACTGTTCGCGCTGAAGACGGCGGCCGGTGGTTACCCGGCCGTGTTCGAGACGGAAAACCTGCGGCTGTCCAACTACGGGCTCTACATGAACTCGCGCGATTCGGGCAACTTCGACGTCCGGCATTTCTATTCCGGGCAGCGCAGTCTCTGGACCATCATCTTCAACCTCAACCTGGTGCATGCGGACGATGACAAGCTGGGGGCCCAGAAGGCAGTGCTGCTCAATCGTCGCGAATTCCGCCGGGCTCTTTCCCTGGCCATCAACCGCGAGGCCATCATCAAGGCCGAGTTCCTTGGCATGGGCGAGCCGGCCCAGGCCGATCCGGGACTGGATTCGCCGTTCCACAATGAAGACCTTTATCGCTCGGCGATTGAGTATGATCCGGAGGAGGCCAATCGCCTCCTGGACGAAGTCGGACTGACCGGGCGGGATGCCGATGGCTTTCGAACCCTCCCCGATGGATCGCCCATGGTCTGGTTCATCCCATACCGATCGAATACCCTCCCCGGTCCGTTTCAATTTGTCATCGACGACTGGGCGGCCGTCGGCATCCGGGCCATTGCCCGGCAGGTCTCGGATGGCCTGATCAGTGCCCAGCGCATGGCGGCCAACTACGAGATCTACATCCATTCGGCGTACGTCGACTTTGTTCCCATCTGGGATCCGACGCCCTTTGTCCCGTTTTCCGGAGGCGGATTGCATGCTCCGCTCTGGGCCATCTGGTTTGAATCGCGATTTCGCGCGAGTCACCATATGGCGGCCCCCGAGGTCGAGCCGCCTCCCGAAGGACATTTCATCCGCAGGATCTTCGACAATTACCTGAAGGCGATGACCGCCCCGTCGCGGGAGGAAGGCCTGCGGTATTTCCAGGAGATTCTGGAAACGACCTCAGAGGAACTCTTCATGGTCTCGATCGCCTCGCCTCCGCCGGCCATCGCCGTGATCCGCAATGACTTCATGAATGTTCCCCGGCAGGGCATACGCGGCAATTTCCTGCACACGCCCCTGAACATGGGATCCGAAACCTTCTTTTTTGAGAAGCCGACGGATTCGGCGGGAGCCATCGCGCAGCTGAAGAGCGACCTGGTGAAGCCATCCTCCTCCCCCGTTCTGTCCGCGGTGGAATCCGGAGTTTCGGAATCCCATCGCCTGGGCGGTTTTCTGCGGTTTGTCAGCCTCGGCATTGTGCTCCTGGGAGCCGTCATGGTCGGGGTGCGGCACCCCTACGTCGGCCGGCGTCTTCTCATGTTCATACCGGTTCTCCTGGTCATCTCGGCGGCGACCTTCGTCATCATCCAGATCGCCCCGGGCAACATCATCGAGACGCGCCTGCTGGCACTGGAACAGAGCGGCACGCCGGTCGACCGGGATGAGATCGAGCGGATCAAGTCGCAATTCCATCTCGATGAGCATCCTGTCCATCGGTATCTGCGTTGGATCGGGGCCGTCTGGTTCACCAGTTTCTCCAGTGAGGACAAGGGCCTGTTGCAGGGCGACCTCGGCGTGTCATTGACTGATCCCCGGCGCCCGCAACCGGTCAACGAACTGGTCGGCGACCGCATCCTCTTCACCGTGCTGATATCGCTCGGGACGATCCTCTTCACCTGGTCGCTCGCCCTCCCCATCGGCATTTTTTCAGCGGTCCGCCAGTATTCGATCGCCGACTACGCACTGACCTTTCTCGGGTTCATCGGCATGAGCATTCCCGGCTTCCTCCTGGCGCTCCTCATCATGTACTGGGGCGGGCGCTTTTTCGGCCTGGACCTGACCGGACTGTTCTCGCCCGAGTTTGAAGCCCAACCGGAATGGACCTGGGGCAAGGTCGCCGACCTGATGCGGCACATCTGGGTGCCTCTCGTCGTTCTCGGGGTTCAGGGCACCGCCTCCATGATCCGCATCATGCGGGGCAACCTCCTCGATGAATTGCGCAAGCCCTACGTGACCACGGCCCGGGCCAAAGGGGTTCGTCCATTCCGTCTCATTGCCAAGTATCCGGTCCGGGTGGCGCTCAACCCCTTTGTTTCGACCATTGGCAGTCTCTTTCCCGAGTTGATTTCGGGTGGGGCCATCGTAGCCGTGGTCCTGGGGCTGCCCACCGTCGGGCCGATGCTGCTCGGGGCGCTTCTGAGTGAGGATATCTACATGGCGGGTTCGATGCTGGTGGTGCTCAGCCTGCTGGGCGTGTTGGGGACGCTGGTCAGCGATCTCCTGTTGATGTGGCTGGATCCGCGGATCCGAATGGAAGGAGGAACACGGTGA
- a CDS encoding ABC transporter substrate-binding protein, whose translation MTTLRHPFLRVLVVAAGLGMALWGWGRFTRPPDFRADVRSSKEIEELATIRASYLDPAKAHHPVVEVDYGEGRHADWYPKAEAPVLAELVSEGALPPVDERTGPEPLVLRGPDGIGRYGGDWADAVTWDSQVWDRMNRYNAGVTLVRWSPNGYPILPHVARSWESSPDLKTWTFHLRRGMRWSDGHPFTGGDFVYWYRWEVLYFQRLGYALNDEGYRLLRSGNEFGRVESVDDLTVQFIFPHPNPFFLEMVAGTSVKELFAPRHYLERFHPELGDRELIAEIMTRRKFSEAPQVYLEVKREDNPEHPRINPWIYRRYSPYPPHRFVRNPYYWAVDPKGNQLPYIDQITEDVMTRELLSLKASSGGFGAIFESDDLDLSNYALYMEARGPHGFDVRHFMSGLSSLWSIGINQDLHHAGDDEAGRQKRELLKNRDFRQALSIAINRNAIIRAEFHGFGEPAQISPGPGSPFHHEGLYRSFTEYDPDRANRLLDGIGLTGRDADGYRTLPDGSPMVWSILHPENVAPGPFQFVIDDWAAVGIRAIERYVNRGLLFTLRMSATFEFLASPSYADFVPVIDPKSYVPVDRFSVFAPVAGTWYEGQLRLGAPYTGVPVERPPVGGLFDRVIQLYDQAMTAPTRSEGMMRFRQIFDLAAENTWTISVASAPPGIAVISDGFRNVPEHGLRGNIFHTPLNLGSEAFFLAEPAMSRSSLAQLKRDLAAPGSFSLLGLSGVDPVSRGAQGLNRLLQWVIGLLGLVGLVMVCVRHPFVGRRLLLFLPMLLVISFMTFTIIQIPPGNIIETRLLSLEQSGTTVSQQEIDRIRAQFHLGDGFLTRYLRWIGIPWFVSFAENDRGLLQGDLGVSLSDPLHPRPVNELVGDRILFTVLLSAGTILFTWTLALPIGILSAVRQYSPLDYALTFVGFVGMSVPGFLLSLLIMYWGGRFLGIDLTGLFSPAYESQAGWTWGKVLDLLKHIWVPLLVLGVEGTAVMIRVMRGNLLDELNKPYVVTARAKGLRPFKLVLKYPVRMAVNPFVSGVGSLLPELISGGAIVSVVLGLPTVGPLMLGAFLNEDIYLAGSMLVVLSLLGIMGTLISDLLLMWLDPRIRMAGVSS comes from the coding sequence ATGACAACCCTGCGGCATCCGTTTCTCAGGGTTCTGGTGGTGGCCGCCGGCTTGGGCATGGCCTTGTGGGGGTGGGGGAGGTTCACCCGGCCCCCGGACTTCCGGGCCGATGTCCGATCAAGCAAAGAGATTGAGGAGTTGGCGACGATCCGGGCGTCTTATCTGGATCCGGCCAAGGCCCATCATCCGGTTGTGGAAGTGGATTATGGAGAAGGCCGTCACGCGGATTGGTATCCCAAGGCGGAGGCTCCGGTTCTGGCGGAATTGGTGAGTGAGGGAGCGCTTCCTCCGGTTGACGAGCGGACGGGACCCGAGCCGCTGGTCCTGCGCGGTCCCGACGGGATCGGAAGGTATGGCGGAGACTGGGCCGATGCCGTGACCTGGGATTCGCAGGTCTGGGACCGGATGAACCGCTACAACGCCGGAGTCACCCTGGTTCGGTGGTCACCCAACGGCTACCCGATCCTTCCGCATGTCGCCCGATCCTGGGAATCATCTCCCGATCTCAAGACCTGGACGTTTCATCTCCGGCGCGGGATGAGATGGTCGGACGGTCATCCGTTTACAGGCGGGGACTTCGTCTATTGGTACCGTTGGGAGGTTCTTTATTTCCAACGTCTGGGCTACGCCCTCAATGATGAGGGCTACCGATTGCTCAGAAGCGGAAATGAGTTCGGCAGAGTCGAGAGCGTCGACGACCTGACCGTGCAGTTCATCTTCCCCCATCCCAACCCGTTCTTTCTGGAGATGGTGGCGGGAACCTCGGTCAAGGAACTGTTTGCCCCGCGGCACTATCTCGAGCGGTTTCATCCGGAACTCGGCGACAGGGAACTCATCGCGGAGATCATGACACGCCGGAAGTTCTCGGAGGCCCCGCAGGTCTATCTCGAGGTCAAGCGGGAAGACAACCCGGAGCATCCGCGGATCAACCCCTGGATCTACCGCCGTTACTCGCCGTATCCGCCGCACCGATTCGTGCGAAATCCGTATTACTGGGCGGTCGACCCGAAAGGAAACCAGCTTCCCTACATCGATCAGATTACCGAGGACGTGATGACGCGGGAGCTCCTCTCCCTCAAAGCTTCATCCGGGGGATTCGGAGCCATCTTTGAATCCGACGACCTCGATCTGTCCAACTACGCCCTCTACATGGAGGCACGCGGTCCGCACGGGTTCGACGTCCGCCATTTCATGTCCGGATTGAGCAGCCTCTGGTCGATCGGGATCAATCAGGACCTTCACCACGCCGGAGATGACGAAGCGGGCAGACAGAAACGGGAGCTGCTCAAGAACAGGGATTTCCGGCAGGCCCTCTCGATCGCGATCAACCGGAACGCGATCATCAGGGCGGAGTTCCACGGATTCGGGGAACCGGCACAGATCTCTCCGGGTCCGGGCTCCCCGTTTCACCATGAGGGCCTCTACCGCAGCTTTACCGAGTACGATCCGGACAGAGCAAACCGGCTGCTTGATGGGATCGGTCTGACCGGTCGTGACGCCGACGGTTACCGGACGCTTCCGGATGGCTCACCGATGGTCTGGTCGATCCTCCATCCGGAGAACGTGGCACCCGGGCCCTTCCAGTTCGTCATCGACGATTGGGCGGCGGTCGGGATTCGCGCAATCGAGCGTTACGTGAACCGGGGTCTCCTCTTCACCTTGCGCATGTCGGCGACCTTCGAATTCCTGGCGTCGCCCAGCTATGCCGATTTTGTTCCGGTCATCGATCCCAAGAGCTATGTTCCGGTTGATCGATTCTCGGTCTTTGCCCCGGTCGCGGGAACCTGGTATGAGGGTCAGCTCCGGCTGGGGGCCCCCTACACCGGGGTCCCGGTCGAACGGCCGCCCGTCGGCGGTCTGTTTGATCGGGTGATCCAGCTCTACGACCAGGCCATGACCGCACCTACACGGTCGGAGGGCATGATGAGGTTTCGGCAGATCTTCGACCTGGCCGCCGAAAACACCTGGACGATATCCGTCGCTTCGGCGCCTCCGGGCATTGCGGTCATCTCCGACGGATTCCGCAACGTACCCGAGCACGGATTGCGGGGAAACATTTTCCACACTCCGCTCAATCTCGGATCCGAAGCCTTTTTTCTGGCCGAGCCTGCCATGTCGCGGAGTTCCCTCGCACAGCTGAAGCGGGATCTTGCGGCACCCGGATCGTTCAGCTTACTCGGCCTTTCAGGGGTGGATCCGGTTTCGAGAGGGGCGCAGGGATTGAACCGACTTCTTCAGTGGGTGATCGGGCTTCTCGGGTTGGTCGGCCTGGTCATGGTCTGCGTGCGCCACCCGTTTGTCGGCAGGCGTCTCCTGCTGTTTCTGCCGATGCTACTGGTCATCTCCTTCATGACCTTCACCATCATCCAGATCCCGCCCGGCAACATCATCGAGACGCGACTGCTTTCTCTCGAGCAAAGCGGCACCACGGTGAGTCAGCAGGAAATCGACCGGATTCGGGCGCAATTCCACCTCGGTGATGGATTCCTCACCCGTTATCTGCGGTGGATCGGGATTCCCTGGTTCGTCAGCTTTGCCGAGAACGATCGCGGACTGCTGCAGGGTGACCTGGGTGTCTCCCTCAGCGACCCCCTGCACCCCCGGCCGGTCAATGAGCTGGTGGGTGACCGGATACTCTTTACCGTCCTCCTCTCGGCGGGAACGATCCTGTTCACCTGGACGCTGGCGTTGCCCATCGGCATCCTTTCCGCAGTCCGCCAGTATTCGCCTCTCGACTACGCATTGACCTTTGTCGGTTTCGTGGGAATGAGCGTGCCCGGGTTCCTGCTCTCGCTGCTCATCATGTACTGGGGCGGGCGGTTTCTCGGGATCGATCTGACGGGTCTGTTCTCGCCGGCTTACGAGAGCCAGGCCGGCTGGACCTGGGGAAAGGTCCTCGACCTGCTGAAGCATATCTGGGTGCCGTTGCTCGTCCTGGGGGTGGAAGGAACGGCCGTCATGATCCGGGTGATGCGGGGCAATCTGCTCGATGAGCTCAACAAGCCCTACGTGGTGACCGCGCGGGCCAAGGGACTCCGTCCGTTCAAGCTTGTCCTGAAGTACCCGGTCCGTATGGCGGTCAACCCGTTCGTGTCCGGGGTCGGGAGCCTGCTCCCGGAGTTGATCTCCGGGGGGGCTATCGTCTCCGTCGTCCTCGGGCTGCCGACCGTCGGTCCGCTCATGTTGGGTGCCTTCCTCAATGAAGACATCTACCTGGCCGGTTCGATGCTTGTCGTGCTCAGTCTCCTCGGCATCATGGGAACCCTGATCAGTGACCTGCTCCTCATGTGGCTCGATCCCCGAATCCGAATGGCAGGTGTTTCGTCATGA